The proteins below are encoded in one region of Cucurbita pepo subsp. pepo cultivar mu-cu-16 chromosome LG10, ASM280686v2, whole genome shotgun sequence:
- the LOC111804508 gene encoding transcription factor LAX PANICLE 1, which produces MDYSFPASNPSSCGSSSGGDGGETRKEKMKKNGGGGGSGSGGGKRSKGVMKLSTDPQSVAARERRHRISDRFKILQSLVPGGNKMDTVSMLDEAIHYVKFLKTQIWLHQTMINFVDYDDPSSSSAAATAVNCPNSGIPVGGDMNFVFPENEVVKMEEAFLPHLDPDNIYFPSGQDQFMCSSFDAYMNF; this is translated from the coding sequence ATGGATTACAGCTTTCCGGCGAGCAACCCCAGCTCGTGTGGCTCCTCCTCCGGTGGCGACGGAGGAGAAACCAGAaaggagaagatgaagaagaacggtggcggcggcggcagcgGGAGCGGCGGAGGGAAAAGGAGCAAAGGCGTTATGAAACTATCAACCGACCCACAAAGCGTGGCGGCGCGAGAACGACGGCATAGAATCAGCGACCGGTTCAAGATTTTGCAAAGCTTAGTCCCCGGCGGCAACAAAATGGACACCGTCTCAATGCTCGACGAAGCCATTCATTATGTCAAGTTCTTAAAAACCCAGATTTGGCTTCATCAAACCATGATTAATTTCGTTGATTATGATGatccttcttcctcctccgccgccgccaccgccgtcAACTGTCCGAATTCCGGCATCCCTGTCGGCGGTGACATGAATTTTGTGTTCCCTGAAAACGAGGTTGTTAAAATGGAGGAGGCGTTCTTGCCTCATCTCGATCCCGACAATATCTATTTCCCTTCCGGACAAGACCAATTCATGTGCTCTTCTTTTGATGCTTACATgaacttctaa
- the LOC111804149 gene encoding BAG family molecular chaperone regulator 4 — protein MNMTEKNSSPSGSATMQDEKNHETELDMRPGGMFVQKREVDNGADVSSSDAMISVSVTHGYGPTKYKIFLPPQSTFGDMKKHLVAKTGLQPEEQRLLFRGKEKDDDEHLHTAGVKNLSKILLLEDHTSKQKVVVEDVKVVEEVKKSDTFSKASEAIAEVQSEVDKLSERVAALEVAVNGGTNVADKEFIVLTELLMRQLLKLDSIDAEGDAKLQRKAEVRRVQNFVDTLDALKAGKSNPISNNHNTVAVKTEWETFDSGVGSLTPPSPAPSSTRVTQDWERFD, from the exons ATGAACATGACGGAGAAGAATTCGTCCCCGAGTGGATCGGCCACTATGCAGGACGAGAAGAATCACGAAACTGAGTTGGATATGAGGCCCGGCGGCATGTTCGTCCAGAAGCGGGAAGTTGATAATGGCGCCGATGTTTCTTCCAGCGACGCCATGATCTCCGTCAGTGTTACTCACGGCTATGGCCCTACTAAGTACAAGATTTTCCTTCCTCCCCAATCCACTTTTG GTGATATGAAAAAACACCTTGTAGCGAAGACCGGTTTGCAGCCCGAAGAGCAGAGGCTCCTGTTTCGAGGTAAGGAAAAGGATGACGATGAGCATTTGCATACTGCAGGTGTGAAGAATTTGTCAAAGATCTTACTCTTGGAGGATCACACAAGCAAACAGAAGGTGGTGGTGGAAGATGTTAAGGTGGTGGAAGAGGTTAAGAAAAGTGACACGTTTTCAAAGGCATCAGAAGCCATAGCTGAGGTTCAGTCCGAGGTCGATAAGCTTTCTGAAAGG GTTGCTGCCTTGGAAGTAGCTGTTAACGGTGGCACGAATGTTGCAGACAAAGAATTCATTGTGTTAACAGAGCTGCTGATGAGACAATTGTTGAAATTGGACAGTATCGATGCTGAAGGAGACGCGAAGTTGCAGAGGAAAGCTGAG GTACGCCGTGTCCAGAACTTCGTGGACACACTCGATGCGTTGAAGGCAGgaaaatctaacccaatcaGTAACAATCACAACACGGTTGCAGTGAAGACCGAATGGGAGACCTTTGACTCGGGAGTTGGTAGCTTGACTCCCCCATCCCCTGCTCCATCTTCTACAAGAGTAACTCAGGATTGGGAACGGTTTGATTAG
- the LOC111804373 gene encoding myb family transcription factor PHL11, which yields MEAGSDGGGAAAEVAAECSNSGSELGNEGSSSNSTIEENDQQKKPSVRPYVRSKLPRLRWTSDLHSRFVHAVERLGGQENATPKLVLQLMNIKGLNIAHVKSHLQMYRSKNTNESSQVMDQRVIMNESCGDHNIFTVSQIPMFQRFNQSYASNVFRFGGSTWNAYETKTIQTPYTEKARSRLFGSSKSATPGTTICKNHSSIGEQNTTTSKREEMREKEDPCRDIIITEKRKTPDGEIDLSLSLKIAPTEGMKIDKRRRTREEHEQEHEEHEEQRRTDLTLSLCPY from the exons aTGGAAGCAGGGAGCGATGGTGGTGGTGCGGCGGCGGAGGTGGCGGCGGAATGTTCAAATTCGGGAAGCGAATTGGGAAATGAAGGGAGCTCAAGCAACAGCACAATAGAAGAGAATGATCAACAAAAGAAGCCGAGTGTGAGGCCGTATGTTCGATCCAAACTCCCTAGACTCCGGTGGACATCCGATCTCCACTCCCGTTTCGTTCATGCCGTTGAAAGACTCGGTGGTCAAGaaa ATGCTACTCCTAAGTTGGTTCTTCAGCTAATGAATATCAAAGGATTGAACATAGCTCATGTCAAGAGCCATCTTCAG ATGTATAGAAGCAAGAACACCAATGAATCAAGTCAAG TGATGGATCAAAGGGTTATTATGAATGAAAGTTGTGGAGATCATAACATATTTACTGTCAGCCAAATCCCCATGTTTCAACGCTTCAATCAAAGCTACGCCTCCAATGTTTTTCG ATTTGGCGGGTCAACATGGAATGCTTACGAGACAAAAACAATACAAACCCCATATACCGAGAAGGCGAGATCGAGGCTCTTCGGCAGCAGCAAGAGCGCTACACCGGGAACAACCATCTGCAAGAATCACAGCTCGATCGGTGAACAGAACACGACAACAAGCAAAAGGgaagaaatgagagaaaaggaagatccATGCAGAGACATAATAATTacagagaaaaggaaaaccccAGATGGAGAAATTGACTTGAGTTTATCCCTAAAGATTGCACCAACAGAAGGGATGAAGATTGATAAGAGACGAAGAACACGAGAAGAACACGaacaagaacacgaagaacacgaagaacaacGTAGAACTGATTTAACCCTATCTTTATGCCCatactag
- the LOC111804477 gene encoding uncharacterized protein LOC111804477, producing the protein MEHDHDHDHDHDQRRSYGHHHIARKLNFNAPLLTTRRPAANVGIGRLSISGSTTSDRVPFCWEQAPGKPKDYVERCHDVVYDSSATTPRPTLPPRWWRPPIQTKENTRRSESDDNLSESDYVLSDVVDVFSLSEAIDIVEKAEKDLKLNELNLYREKEEEEEGKNVSCKRSSNFMIERFLPDATALAASSVLNRHAFSPQRVGGRPFSPPKGCGLDMLFPWRIKHHHRLCGVRSPVRDDNRRVGSKSSVKQKKHII; encoded by the exons ATGGAACACGACCACGATCACGACCACGACCACGACCAACGCCGGAGCTACGGCCACCACCATATCGCTCGAAAACTCAACTTCAACGCTCCCCTCTTGACCACCCGTCGTCCCGCCGCCAATGTCGGTATCGGCCGCTTGAGTATCTCCGGCTCCACCACCAGCGATCGAGTTCCTTTCTGTTGGGAGCAAGCTCCTGGCAAGCCCAAGGACTACGTCGAGAGATGTCACGACGTCGTTTACGACAGCTCTGCTACTACTCCTCGTCCTACGCTTCCGCCTCGATGGTGGCGACCACCGATTCAAACAA AAGAAAACACTCGACGTAGTGAGAGTGACGACAATTTGAGTGAGAGTGATTATGTCTTGTCCGATGTCGTGGATGTGTTCTCGTTGTCGGAGGCCATCGATATAGTCGAGAAGGCCGAGAAGGATTTGAAGCTAAACGAGCTGAATTTGTatagagagaaggaagaagaagaagaaggaaagaatgtGAGTTGCAAGCGGTCGTCGAATTTCATGATCGAGCGGTTTCTACCGGATGCAACGGCATTAGCCGCCTCGTCGGTGTTGAACCGCCACGCTTTCTCGCCGCAGAGGGTGGGAGGGAGGCCATTTTCACCGCCCAAGGGCTGTGGGCTAGACATGCTGTTTCCATGGCGGATAAAGCACCACCATCGGTTGTGTGGAGTGAGAAGTCCGGTGAGGGACGACAACCGTAGGGTTGGATCCAAATCTTCTGTAAAGCAAAAGAAACATATAATTTAG